A genome region from Bradyrhizobium sp. WSM1417 includes the following:
- a CDS encoding nuclear transport factor 2 family protein, with amino-acid sequence MNSTNPKEIVINAWKTFKTRDAGLIAELFTPDAEWIAPAGNATAVALKHTDHMIGPDQIARFIATEMHHLFSNVEISFLGLHADGDTVVVEERMRATLPGGKPYENDYCFVFVLSDDRIKLVREYMDTRKGWQMIFEPL; translated from the coding sequence ATGAACAGCACGAATCCTAAAGAGATCGTCATCAATGCCTGGAAGACTTTCAAAACCCGTGATGCCGGCTTGATCGCGGAGCTGTTTACTCCCGATGCCGAATGGATCGCGCCGGCCGGAAATGCCACTGCAGTCGCTCTCAAGCACACCGACCACATGATTGGACCGGACCAAATCGCACGCTTCATTGCCACGGAAATGCATCATCTGTTCTCGAACGTCGAGATCTCTTTTCTGGGCCTTCATGCCGATGGTGACACTGTGGTGGTCGAGGAGCGGATGCGGGCCACACTTCCTGGAGGCAAGCCCTACGAGAATGATTATTGCTTCGTCTTCGTCCTTTCGGACGACCGCATCAAGCTGGTTCGCGAATATATGGACACCCGAAAGGGCTGGCAGATGATCTTCGAGCCGCTTTGA
- a CDS encoding nuclear transport factor 2 family protein has protein sequence MTKSTLDLARARLKAYADKDLTAIEALLADDYHFSSPIDNELDRATYLRRCWPNSEKTSSFDEVIATEDGNRAVIVYEAAAAGGHRFRNCEVTTARGDKIVRVEVYFGWDIPHKAPKGGFIEK, from the coding sequence ATGACGAAAAGCACGCTCGATCTGGCACGTGCCAGGCTAAAGGCATACGCCGACAAGGATCTGACAGCGATCGAAGCGCTTCTTGCGGACGATTATCACTTCTCAAGTCCGATCGACAATGAGTTGGATCGTGCGACGTATCTGCGCCGCTGCTGGCCCAACAGCGAAAAGACCAGTTCGTTCGATGAGGTCATCGCGACCGAGGATGGAAACCGAGCAGTCATCGTCTATGAGGCGGCAGCTGCAGGAGGTCACCGGTTTCGTAATTGTGAGGTAACCACCGCTCGCGGAGACAAAATCGTTCGGGTGGAAGTCTATTTTGGATGGGACATACCTCACAAAGCTCCGAAGGGCGGCTTCATCGAAAAATGA